In the Pecten maximus chromosome 5, xPecMax1.1, whole genome shotgun sequence genome, ACCTAGATCTATTTCTGAACAACTCTGATAGGTGCACTCTGTCAACTTCCATTTTACTGGTCACCTAAAGATGTTAAATATCTTAACACAGGTCACAGTCACTTACTTCTGACTTAGGATGGGTATTGCAAGAATTTTTTCTGTCACGATATATTGAGATACAGGATCCTTATACCGTGATACGAATCATGATATGTATCACAATATCTTAGAATAATTCTAAGTTTTTTCTTGAAGAAAAGCAATAACTAAGGAATGGATGTAATCATGGCTAAACAAACTTGTGTTAAGATGcctgccattttgaaaacgtTACTATGCACTCAAGCAGTCTTGGTGATCGAACCAGATGCTTGATACACTTGAGGTCGGGAAAGCATAAATGCTTTATGCATTTATTGTCTCGAAAACATTAAAAGATGCAGGTGAATTGttgtataatttgatatttacacTTAGAAAacaatcaaagggccaaaggccctgagaaacgtcagggtctgaggtcatataataagaaatttaaaattggattttatagtcagacagctacatttgtatcagatgaaatgtcttaatctggttattcctattctatatatattacctTCAGTTTTGACAAGACGCCAGTACACACATCAGTCAAGGATCATAATCGTTagtttcttttcaaataaacaataataatcttatttaatacaagaggcccatgggccttaacggtcacctaatttttgaaatatttaagtaaatttgaatgaaagaatgaatttaaaaacaaataaaacaaatgatagtcaaaaatgtgatttccctataactatagcaaagtttatcccctcccatggggcaaacgcgagaccccagggctaggaaattcacaattatggtaaagcaccttaagacccttcgatctgtgaagagtatttaattctaccttaaatgggctgtaagaagaagatttttaaaatttctgttaatttgaccctttttggcccctcccatcagcccctgggggtcagtcagggccaacatgtacataccatcaaactgtcatcccaagctgataatgttaacgaagttagaatgaattccaataaaaattcaacaaataatagtcaaaaatgtgatttccctaaataaactatagtaaagtttaccccctccccaggggcaaacatgagaccccaggatcatgaaattcacaattttggtaaagcaccttaactCTTTGCTCcctgacagccatcttggatgtcTGCCCTAGATACCATTTCCCCCATGTGCCCTAAGCCAAAATGGCTGCAGCTGCTGTAGCAACCATAAAAAATTACCACAACATAGATACTCTTAtaactttgttattttttgataaaaactcaCCAAATTTTGCATATATGTTCCTGAATAATACATCCTCCTTTTCAACTTATTTTAAAATCACAACACACTTCAGAATTTATATAATAACAGATTAACAGGTCcataatgaatttaaaaaaatcacttgTCTTCATTTTTCACACAAATAATGAACATTTGTACACTTTTGTACCACAATGTCTGTCTAGAATAGCTCTGGGAAATTATCCTTGTGGTATTGTTTAAAGCAGGGAACACACAAATTAACTTGACACTGTTCACAGCCAGTTTTTGGTTCTTTTCGGACACCAGCCTTAGAACATTGCTTGCATGTCCTTTTTTTTCCGAGGTCAGCGGGCCAATGTAGAAGTCCTCTGGTGTGTTTGTCTTCCACCAATTCCCTTTTCCTCTTTCCCCAGTACGCTCCTAGAAGTTGAATTGCTAAATTCTGACGGAACTCAAGTTGTGTGCGCTCTTTTCTGCGTCCAGTTCGCGTTGTCACTTGGTGATTTGGCGACTCCTTCACCAGAATGAAGCTAGAACAGATGGAAATATCAACCAAAAACCAAAAGAGATACTTCCACCATTTAGATGCTTTCCTACCAATATTGTAGGTGGATCTCAGCTGATCAGCCCTGTCTACTCCATTcatgttttgtgtgtacattttGATGGCACTAGGGCAGGGAACTTCTTGTACACTTCCGTCCTTTTTTTTCCTTTGGACTGTGGTATTCTCTGTCGGGTTGGAATTTGTTGTGAGGAGACAGACAGTCCTTTTGTCATGCCATGCTGTACAGACCATTTTCCCCTTCTGTTGCTGTACAAGATCCCCTTGcttttttaattttgcttttGCTACAGCAGGTGGAATTCCCTGTCTGTTAGAACGAATTGTTCCGCAGGcatatgttttgttttccaGCAGCTCGGAGAACAACGGTACCgatgtaaaataattatcaCAATAAACATGGTGATAATTTCCCCAAATGTCCCTTGTCAAATCACGCACGATTCTCTCCCCAAGTCCTTTCTCAACCACATTGTTTTCACGGCCAGTATAGACTTGAAAGTCATTCACATATCCGTTATTTGGATCAGCCCTCATCCAAATTTTGATCCCACGTTTGGTCGGTTTGAGAGGGATATATTGTTTGAATCCCAATCTTCCTGTGTAGGCCACCATAGCCTCGTCAACTGATGTTTCTTTGTGTGGCCTGTATTGGGTTTTCAACTTCTGTCTAACATTTTCGATTACTGGTCTGACATGGGCAAGTTTATCATGTCCAGGTTGTCCCCTTGGAGGATTCGTAGTTGTATTTGCCACATGAAAATACTGATGAAGTTTATCCATTCTGTCCCTGGTTATTCTTTCATGAATGCCTGATGGTCTAAACATTGTATTTTTG is a window encoding:
- the LOC117328466 gene encoding piggyBac transposable element-derived protein 4-like, with the protein product MASSDENELDFEGFSEQDIVLDQERIDALLENASDIEFSDLEDDQYESDDDIPLARLREFRHENDDAGIVDDVDHWSSQLSAVNLEAFTGNPGPVTILDRNQNEINFFHLIFDDSFYQSAADETNRYARTEIAKNGPDPKWQETNSAEIRAYIAFHIVMGIVVAPTQDMYFSKNTMFRPSGIHERITRDRMDKLHQYFHVANTTTNPPRGQPGHDKLAHVRPVIENVRQKLKTQYRPHKETSVDEAMVAYTGRLGFKQYIPLKPTKRGIKIWMRADPNNGYVNDFQVYTGRENNVVEKGLGERIVRDLTRDIWGNYHHVYCDNYFTSVPLFSELLENKTYACGTIRSNRQGIPPAVAKAKLKKQGDLVQQQKGKMVCTAWHDKRTVCLLTTNSNPTENTTVQRKKKDGSVQEVPCPSAIKMYTQNMNGVDRADQLRSTYNIGRKASKWWKYLFWFLVDISICSSFILVKESPNHQVTTRTGRRKERTQLEFRQNLAIQLLGAYWGKRKRELVEDKHTRGLLHWPADLGKKRTCKQCSKAGVRKEPKTGCEQCQVNLCVPCFKQYHKDNFPELF